ACCGGAGCCGCGAGCGGCGTCGGTGAACTCCTCACCGCCCATCTCGTCGCATCCGACGAGATCAAGCAGGTCATCGCCATCGACGAACGCCGGGGAGACGTCTCCGAGGCGACCTGGCACATCCTGGACGTACGTGACCCCGCCATCGCGGAGAAGCTGCGCGGCGCGGACGTCGTGGTGCATCTGGCGCTCGATCTCGACCTGGAGACCGACCCCGCCGCCCGGACCGCGTACAACGTGCGCGGTACGCAGACGGTGCTCACGGCCGCCGCGGCGGTGGGCGTGCACCGGGTGGTGCTGTGCACCTCGGCGATGGTCTACGGGGCCCTGCCGGACAACGACATCCCGCTCTCCGAGGACGCCGAACTGCGCGCCACGGCCGAGGCCACCGGCGTCGGGGACCTGCTGGAGATCGAACGGCTCGGCAGACGGGCCCCGCGCGCCCACCCCGGACTCAACGTCACCGTCGTGCGACCCACCGTCCTGGTCGGCGGTACGGACACGGCGCTGACCCGCTACTTCGAGTCGCCGCGGCTCCTGGTCGTCGCGGGATCACGTCCCACCTGGCAGTTCTG
The Streptomyces sp. NBC_00234 DNA segment above includes these coding regions:
- a CDS encoding SDR family oxidoreductase — encoded protein: MSSPDPQVRAARNLADPSSESKPEKNRSKSRGPVVAVTGAASGVGELLTAHLVASDEIKQVIAIDERRGDVSEATWHILDVRDPAIAEKLRGADVVVHLALDLDLETDPAARTAYNVRGTQTVLTAAAAVGVHRVVLCTSAMVYGALPDNDIPLSEDAELRATAEATGVGDLLEIERLGRRAPRAHPGLNVTVVRPTVLVGGTDTALTRYFESPRLLVVAGSRPTWQFCHVDDLVTALEYAALEKIDGEFAVGCDGWLEQQEVEELSGVRRMELPSAVALGAAARLHRIGLTPSPAGDLAYTMHPWVVSVSRLHDAGWRPKWTNEEVLGALLEEVEGRHTLAGRRLGRKDATAAGAAGATVALLGTAALVRRARKARRRI